The Trueperaceae bacterium genome has a window encoding:
- a CDS encoding glycosyltransferase, whose protein sequence is MTTLGPTPHPTTTGGKAPGGFDVLIPAFDEARGVAAVVSAAVAAGARRVLVVDDGSTDATAAVARAAGAEVVSLPENRGKGGALHAGATALDGEVVVMLDADLVGLEPHHVVALARPVLSGAADMARGGFAGGRWATTAAQQVAPQLNGQRALRRELLLGIPGLASSRYGVEVAITRHAARSGWRCVAVPLHGVSQVMKEEKRGFWRGARVRLRMYRDIVGAILRRGGAGGARG, encoded by the coding sequence GTGACGACCCTCGGGCCGACGCCCCACCCCACGACGACCGGCGGCAAGGCGCCCGGCGGCTTCGACGTCCTCATACCGGCCTTCGACGAGGCCCGCGGCGTGGCGGCCGTGGTGAGCGCCGCCGTCGCCGCCGGCGCTCGGCGCGTCCTGGTGGTCGACGACGGCTCGACCGACGCCACGGCCGCCGTCGCCAGGGCCGCCGGGGCCGAGGTCGTGTCCCTCCCGGAGAACCGCGGCAAGGGCGGCGCGCTCCACGCCGGCGCCACGGCTCTCGACGGCGAGGTCGTCGTGATGCTCGACGCCGACCTGGTGGGGCTCGAGCCCCATCACGTCGTGGCGTTGGCACGGCCTGTGCTGAGCGGCGCCGCCGACATGGCGCGCGGCGGCTTCGCTGGCGGTCGCTGGGCGACCACCGCCGCCCAGCAGGTCGCGCCGCAGCTCAACGGTCAGCGCGCCCTGCGCCGCGAGCTGCTGCTCGGCATCCCCGGGCTGGCGAGCAGCCGTTACGGCGTCGAGGTCGCCATCACGAGGCACGCCGCCAGGTCGGGGTGGCGCTGCGTGGCCGTGCCGCTCCACGGGGTTTCCCAGGTGATGAAGGAGGAGAAGCGCGGTTTCTGGCGCGGCGCTCGCGTGCGCCTGCGGATGTACCGCGACATCGTCGGCGCCATCCTCCGGCGTGGTGGGGCCGGCGGGGCGCGCGGGTGA